A window of Streptomyces sp. SAI-127 contains these coding sequences:
- a CDS encoding glycoside hydrolase 43 family protein, translated as MDRRRALTAAGGLATGAFLSLAGPSPTAASTPARGPAPAAAAQFTNPVIWQDFADIDVIRVGGTYYASASTMHYSPGAPVLRSYDLVNWEIAGHSVPVLDFGAKYDLNGARGYVRGIWASSLAYRPSNRTFYWLGQIDFARTYVYTATAAEGPWSRLTTIGTPYYDAGLLVDTDDTLYVAYGNTTISVAQLSPDGRNQVRTQQVFSTPSSVGTLEGSRFYKINGQYYIFLTRPANGQYILKSSGGPFGPYTMRQVLLDLRGPIPGGGVPHQGGLVQTQSGAWYYLAFVDAYPGGRMPALAPVTWTPDGWPVVQLVNGAWGTAYPSPTVPTPPRQVTPMTGVDTFDGTSLKPRWEWNHNPDNTKWSVGNGLTLRTATVTNDLYWARNTLTHRIQGPTSTATAQLDHSAMRDGDRAGLALLRDSSAWIGVKRDGGVTRVAMVNGLTMDGNWNTTGTGTEVASATVSGGRVWLRASADIRPGAARPGSFSYSTDGTNFTRLGPAFSMGNDWRFFMGYRFALFNHATQALGGAVRVLRFELSTP; from the coding sequence ATGGATCGCCGCCGGGCGCTGACCGCCGCCGGCGGCCTGGCCACCGGTGCCTTCCTGTCACTGGCGGGGCCCTCCCCCACCGCCGCCTCCACGCCCGCCCGGGGGCCCGCTCCCGCGGCCGCCGCGCAGTTCACGAACCCGGTGATCTGGCAGGACTTCGCGGACATCGACGTCATCCGCGTCGGCGGCACCTACTACGCCTCCGCCTCGACGATGCACTACTCACCGGGCGCCCCCGTCCTGCGTTCGTACGACCTCGTGAACTGGGAGATCGCCGGTCACTCGGTGCCCGTCCTCGACTTCGGCGCCAAGTACGACCTGAACGGTGCCCGCGGCTACGTCAGAGGCATCTGGGCGTCGTCACTGGCCTACCGCCCGAGCAACAGGACCTTCTACTGGCTCGGTCAGATCGACTTCGCCAGGACGTACGTCTACACCGCCACCGCCGCCGAGGGGCCATGGAGCCGACTGACGACGATCGGCACCCCGTACTACGACGCGGGGCTGCTCGTGGACACCGACGACACCCTGTACGTGGCGTACGGCAACACCACCATCAGCGTGGCCCAGCTCTCGCCCGACGGCCGCAACCAGGTCCGCACCCAGCAGGTGTTCAGCACACCGTCGAGTGTCGGAACCCTTGAGGGCTCCCGCTTCTACAAGATCAACGGGCAGTACTACATCTTCCTGACCCGCCCGGCCAACGGCCAGTACATCCTGAAATCGTCGGGCGGCCCCTTCGGTCCGTACACGATGCGGCAGGTCCTTCTCGACCTGCGCGGGCCGATCCCGGGCGGTGGCGTCCCGCACCAGGGCGGGCTGGTCCAGACGCAGAGCGGCGCCTGGTACTACCTGGCCTTCGTGGACGCCTACCCCGGCGGCCGCATGCCTGCCCTGGCGCCGGTCACCTGGACCCCGGACGGCTGGCCCGTCGTCCAACTCGTGAACGGCGCATGGGGCACGGCGTATCCCAGCCCGACCGTGCCCACTCCTCCCCGCCAGGTCACCCCGATGACCGGCGTCGACACCTTCGACGGTACGAGCCTGAAGCCGAGGTGGGAATGGAACCACAACCCGGACAACACCAAGTGGTCCGTGGGCAACGGACTGACCCTGCGGACCGCGACCGTCACCAACGACCTGTACTGGGCCCGCAACACCCTCACGCACCGCATCCAGGGCCCCACCTCCACCGCCACGGCCCAGCTCGACCACTCGGCGATGCGGGACGGCGACCGGGCGGGACTCGCGCTGCTGCGTGACTCCTCCGCATGGATCGGCGTCAAACGCGACGGCGGCGTGACCCGGGTGGCCATGGTCAACGGACTCACCATGGACGGCAACTGGAACACCACCGGCACCGGCACCGAGGTCGCGAGTGCCACCGTCTCCGGCGGCCGCGTCTGGCTGCGCGCGAGCGCGGACATCCGCCCCGGCGCGGCACGTCCCGGGTCCTTCTCCTACAGCACCGACGGCACGAACTTCACCCGCCTCGGCCCCGCCTTCTCCATGGGCAACGACTGGCGCTTCTTCATGGGCTACCGATTCGCCCTCTTCAACCACGCCACCCAGGCGCTCGGCGGCGCGGTCCGCGTCCTGCGGTTCGAGCTGTCGACGCCCTGA
- a CDS encoding non-reducing end alpha-L-arabinofuranosidase family hydrolase: MNPLKRLGRRRASVLSLLAVAALVTPGAATAAPDGVRASTLGAQAAQSGRYFGTAVAAGRLGDGTYTGILDREFNSVTPENEMKWDTIERSRGSFNFGPGDQIANRAAARGQRLRGHTLVWHQQLPGWVSSIRDANTLRSVMNNHITQVMNHYKGKVHAWDVVNEAFADGGSGQMRSSVFRDVLGTGFIEQAFRTARSADPSAKLCYNDYNIENWSDAKTQGVYRMVRDFKARGVPIDCVGLQSHFGAGGPPAGFQTTLSNFAALGVDVQITELDIAQAPAAAYANTVRACMNVARCTGITVWGIRDSDSWRSGENPLLFDRNGNKKPAYQSTLSALGGSAAAQRTAAPSPRSAAALPSSFRWSSSGALIAPKPDSTHNIAGIKDPSVVHYNGKYHVFASTASSAGYNLVYLSFSDWSQAGSATHHYLDRTAIGAGYRAAPQVFYNTQQRLWYLVYQTGNASYSTNPDISNPNGWSAPRNFYSSMPDIIRQNIGNGYWVDMWVICDSANCYLFSSDDNGHLYRSQTTVGQFPNGFTNTVIAAQDSKFAMFEASNVYKVQGSNQYLLLVEAIGSDGRRYFRSWTASSLAGSWSPLAASESNPFAKSSNVTFPAGTWTRDISHGEMIRAGYDQTLTIPACQLQYLYQGKDPNAGGDYNNLPWRLGLLTQTNSTC, from the coding sequence ATGAACCCGCTGAAGCGACTCGGCCGTCGCCGAGCCTCGGTGTTATCCCTGCTGGCCGTGGCCGCCCTGGTCACGCCCGGCGCCGCGACCGCCGCACCCGACGGCGTGCGCGCCTCCACTCTGGGCGCCCAAGCGGCCCAGTCCGGACGGTACTTCGGTACCGCCGTGGCCGCCGGACGGCTCGGCGACGGCACGTACACCGGGATCCTGGACCGTGAGTTCAACTCGGTCACACCCGAGAACGAGATGAAGTGGGACACCATCGAGCGCTCTCGCGGCTCGTTCAACTTCGGCCCCGGCGACCAGATCGCCAACCGGGCCGCGGCACGCGGGCAGCGCCTGCGCGGACACACCCTGGTCTGGCACCAGCAACTGCCGGGCTGGGTCAGCTCCATCAGGGACGCCAACACCCTGCGCAGCGTGATGAACAATCACATCACCCAGGTGATGAACCACTACAAGGGCAAGGTCCACGCCTGGGACGTGGTCAACGAGGCCTTCGCCGACGGCGGCAGCGGCCAGATGCGCAGCTCGGTCTTCCGGGACGTGCTGGGCACCGGCTTCATCGAGCAGGCCTTCCGAACCGCACGGTCGGCCGACCCGTCGGCCAAGCTCTGCTACAACGACTACAACATCGAGAACTGGAGCGACGCCAAGACCCAGGGCGTCTACCGCATGGTGCGCGACTTCAAGGCGCGCGGCGTGCCCATCGACTGCGTCGGCCTCCAGTCCCACTTCGGCGCGGGCGGACCGCCGGCCGGCTTCCAGACGACGCTGTCGAACTTCGCCGCGCTCGGTGTGGACGTCCAGATCACCGAACTGGACATCGCGCAGGCGCCGGCAGCCGCGTACGCGAACACGGTGAGGGCCTGCATGAACGTGGCGCGCTGCACCGGCATCACCGTCTGGGGCATCCGCGACAGCGACTCCTGGCGCAGCGGTGAGAACCCGCTGCTGTTCGACCGCAACGGCAACAAGAAGCCCGCCTATCAGTCGACGCTCAGCGCGTTGGGCGGCAGTGCCGCGGCACAGCGGACGGCCGCCCCTTCGCCCCGGTCCGCCGCAGCACTCCCCTCCTCCTTCCGCTGGAGCTCGAGCGGCGCCCTGATCGCGCCGAAGCCGGACTCGACGCACAACATCGCGGGGATCAAGGACCCGTCGGTCGTCCACTACAACGGCAAGTACCACGTGTTCGCGAGCACCGCGAGCTCCGCCGGGTACAACCTGGTGTACCTGAGCTTCTCCGACTGGTCCCAGGCGGGCTCGGCCACGCACCACTACCTGGACCGCACCGCCATCGGCGCCGGGTACCGGGCCGCGCCCCAGGTCTTCTACAACACACAGCAGCGCCTGTGGTACCTCGTCTACCAGACCGGCAACGCCTCGTACTCGACGAACCCCGACATCAGCAACCCCAACGGGTGGAGCGCACCGCGCAACTTCTACTCGTCGATGCCGGACATCATCAGGCAGAACATCGGCAACGGCTACTGGGTCGACATGTGGGTGATCTGCGACAGCGCCAACTGCTACCTGTTCTCCTCCGACGACAACGGACACCTGTACCGCTCTCAGACGACCGTCGGCCAGTTCCCGAACGGCTTCACCAACACCGTCATCGCGGCCCAGGACTCCAAGTTCGCCATGTTCGAGGCGAGCAACGTCTACAAGGTGCAGGGCAGCAACCAATACCTGCTCCTGGTCGAGGCGATCGGCTCGGACGGCCGGCGCTACTTCCGCTCCTGGACCGCGAGCAGCCTCGCCGGCTCCTGGTCACCCCTGGCCGCGTCCGAGAGCAACCCGTTCGCCAAGTCGAGCAACGTGACGTTTCCCGCCGGTACCTGGACCCGGGACATCAGTCACGGCGAGATGATCCGCGCGGGCTACGACCAGACGCTCACGATCCCGGCCTGCCAGCTGCAGTACCTGTACCAGGGCAAGGACCCCAACGCCGGAGGCGACTACAACAACCTGCCGTGGCGACTGGGCCTGCTCACCCAGACCAACTCGACCTGCTGA
- a CDS encoding haloacid dehalogenase type II: protein MDAIRDIEVVVFDVLGTLVDEPSGLRAAIREAVPASDEAHVDELLALWQRYGEGQQQRIGRGDRAYANTSVIDAEAAQLVAARAGFTDLPTVARLATAGQRLPAWDDSLAGIEQLSRHFPVLGLSNAAHTALLRLNTHAGLRWHQALSAEAAHAYKPAPEVYQLAVDTAGCAPDRVLMVAAHAWDLRGAQAKGMRTAYVHRPVGDPPTSRDTFDWRFDGLRELVTVLMAT, encoded by the coding sequence ATGGATGCGATCCGCGACATCGAGGTCGTCGTCTTCGACGTCCTCGGCACCCTCGTCGACGAACCGAGCGGGCTTCGAGCGGCGATCCGCGAAGCGGTGCCCGCGTCCGACGAGGCGCATGTCGACGAACTGCTTGCGCTGTGGCAGCGGTACGGCGAGGGACAGCAGCAGCGCATCGGCCGGGGAGACCGCGCGTACGCCAACACCTCGGTCATCGACGCAGAGGCCGCTCAACTGGTCGCCGCCCGCGCCGGGTTCACCGATTTGCCGACCGTGGCTCGACTGGCCACGGCGGGGCAGCGCCTGCCTGCCTGGGACGATTCCCTGGCAGGCATCGAGCAGCTGTCCCGGCATTTCCCCGTGCTCGGGCTCTCCAACGCAGCGCACACCGCTCTGCTACGGCTCAACACCCATGCCGGACTCCGCTGGCACCAGGCCCTGTCCGCCGAAGCCGCCCATGCCTACAAGCCGGCCCCGGAGGTGTACCAACTCGCCGTCGACACCGCCGGATGCGCACCGGACCGCGTACTCATGGTGGCCGCCCACGCCTGGGACCTGCGCGGAGCCCAGGCGAAGGGGATGCGGACCGCCTACGTCCACCGGCCCGTCGGGGACCCGCCTACGAGCCGTGACACCTTCGATTGGCGATTCGACGGACTGCGTGAGCTGGTCACCGTGCTGATGGCGACCTAG
- the gap gene encoding type I glyceraldehyde-3-phosphate dehydrogenase, translating into MTRIAINGFGRIGRNVLRALLERDSALEIVAVNDLTEPATLARLLAYDSTAGRLGRPVTVDGNTLVVDGRRITVLAEREPAQLPWAELGVDIVLEATGRFTSAKAARAHLDAGAKKVLVSAPSDGADVTLAYGVNTDAYDPDVHTIVSNASCTTNALAPLASVLDELAGIEHGFMTTVHAYTQEQNLQDGPHRDARRARAAGVNIVPTTTGAAKAIGLVLPNLDGKLSGDSIRVPVPVGSIVELNTTVSRDVTREDVLAAYRSAAEGPLAGVLEYSEDPLVSSDITGNPASSIFDSALTRVEGRHVKVVAWYDNEWGFSNRVIDTLELLANG; encoded by the coding sequence ATGACTCGCATCGCCATCAACGGATTCGGCCGCATCGGCCGCAATGTGCTGCGCGCGCTCCTCGAACGCGACAGCGCCCTTGAGATCGTCGCCGTCAACGACCTCACCGAGCCCGCCACCCTCGCGAGGCTGCTCGCCTACGACAGCACGGCCGGCCGACTCGGCCGTCCGGTGACCGTCGACGGCAACACCCTGGTCGTCGACGGCCGTCGCATCACCGTGCTCGCCGAGCGTGAACCGGCGCAGCTGCCGTGGGCCGAACTCGGCGTCGACATCGTGCTGGAGGCCACCGGGCGGTTCACCTCGGCCAAGGCCGCCCGCGCCCACCTCGACGCGGGCGCGAAGAAGGTCCTCGTCAGCGCGCCCTCGGACGGCGCCGACGTCACCCTGGCGTACGGGGTCAACACCGACGCCTACGACCCGGACGTGCACACGATCGTCTCCAACGCCTCGTGCACGACCAACGCGCTCGCACCGCTCGCGTCGGTGCTCGACGAGCTCGCCGGCATCGAGCACGGCTTCATGACGACCGTGCACGCCTACACCCAGGAGCAGAACCTCCAGGACGGCCCGCACCGCGACGCCCGTCGCGCCCGCGCCGCCGGCGTCAACATCGTGCCCACGACGACCGGCGCCGCCAAGGCGATCGGCCTCGTGCTGCCCAACCTGGACGGCAAGTTGTCCGGCGACTCGATCCGCGTCCCGGTCCCCGTCGGCTCCATCGTCGAGCTGAACACGACCGTCTCGCGTGACGTGACCCGCGAGGACGTACTGGCGGCCTACCGCTCCGCCGCCGAGGGGCCCCTGGCGGGCGTCCTCGAGTACTCGGAGGACCCGCTCGTCTCCTCGGACATCACGGGCAATCCCGCCTCGTCGATCTTCGATTCGGCCCTGACCCGTGTGGAGGGCCGCCACGTGAAGGTCGTCGCCTGGTACGACAACGAGTGGGGCTTCTCGAACCGCGTGATCGACACGCTGGAGCTCCTGGCCAACGGCTGA
- the rox gene encoding rifampin monooxygenase has product MDSSQFSDADRTPVFDVIIAGCGPTGAMLAAELQLHDVRVLVVEKETEPVSFVRIVGLHIRSLELVAMRGLLDRMLEHGRKRPAGGFFAAIDKPAPKDLDSAHSYLLGIPQPVIERLLEEHATQLGAQVRRGGAVVGFEQDDEGVTVELADGEQLRSRYLVGCDGGRSTVRKLLGVAFPGEPSRTETLMGEMKVGVPQEDISARVTEIGRTNKRFWLRPFGEGAYSVVVPAEGVSDRTEPPTLDDFKQQLRTVAGTDFGVHSPRWLSRFGDATRLAERYRVGRVLLAGDAAHIHPPTGGQGLNLGVQDAFNLGWKLAAQIRGWAPETLLDTYHDERHPVAEDVLDNTRAQMELHSTEPGPQAVRRLLTELMDFDEVNRHLIEKITAIGIRYDFGEGPDLLGRRLPDIDVKGGRLYRLLHRGRGLLLDRTERLTVGGWSDRVDHLADPTAALDVPCVLLRPDGHVAWIGDDQQDLDDHLSRWFGNPARPDRRSAPTATRPG; this is encoded by the coding sequence ATGGACTCTTCGCAGTTCTCCGACGCCGACCGCACTCCCGTGTTCGATGTGATCATTGCCGGGTGCGGACCGACCGGCGCGATGCTGGCCGCCGAACTTCAGCTGCACGACGTGCGGGTTCTTGTCGTGGAGAAGGAAACCGAGCCTGTGTCGTTCGTCCGCATCGTCGGTCTGCATATTCGCAGTCTTGAGCTGGTGGCCATGCGCGGACTGCTGGATCGCATGCTCGAACACGGAAGAAAGCGTCCGGCCGGCGGATTCTTCGCCGCCATCGACAAACCCGCTCCCAAGGACCTGGATTCGGCCCACTCCTATCTGCTGGGCATCCCGCAACCAGTCATCGAACGTCTGCTCGAGGAGCATGCGACCCAACTGGGTGCGCAGGTCCGGCGCGGTGGTGCGGTGGTCGGTTTCGAGCAGGACGACGAGGGTGTGACCGTCGAGCTGGCCGACGGCGAACAGCTGCGGTCGCGCTATCTCGTCGGCTGTGACGGCGGGCGCAGCACAGTGCGCAAACTGCTCGGCGTCGCCTTCCCCGGTGAGCCCTCGCGGACCGAGACGCTGATGGGCGAGATGAAAGTGGGTGTGCCGCAGGAAGATATCTCCGCCAGGGTGACCGAAATCGGCAGGACCAACAAGCGATTCTGGCTCAGGCCCTTCGGCGAGGGCGCATACAGCGTCGTAGTCCCCGCCGAGGGAGTCAGCGATCGCACGGAACCGCCCACTCTCGATGACTTCAAACAACAGCTGCGGACCGTCGCCGGAACCGATTTCGGCGTGCACTCCCCGCGCTGGTTGTCCCGCTTCGGGGATGCCACCAGGCTGGCCGAACGCTATCGGGTCGGGCGGGTGCTGCTGGCCGGCGACGCGGCGCACATCCATCCGCCCACCGGCGGGCAGGGTCTCAACCTGGGCGTTCAGGACGCCTTCAACCTCGGCTGGAAGCTGGCCGCACAGATCCGTGGCTGGGCGCCGGAAACACTGCTGGACACCTACCACGACGAACGCCATCCGGTCGCCGAGGACGTGCTGGACAACACCCGCGCCCAGATGGAACTGCACTCCACCGAACCGGGCCCGCAGGCCGTGCGCAGGCTGCTCACCGAACTGATGGACTTCGACGAGGTGAACCGCCACCTCATCGAGAAGATCACCGCGATCGGTATCCGCTACGACTTCGGCGAAGGCCCCGACCTGCTCGGCCGCCGCCTGCCCGACATCGACGTGAAAGGCGGCCGCCTCTACCGTCTGCTGCATCGCGGCCGCGGACTGTTGCTGGACCGTACCGAACGCCTGACCGTCGGCGGCTGGTCGGACCGGGTCGATCACCTCGCGGACCCCACCGCGGCACTGGATGTTCCCTGCGTCCTGCTGCGCCCCGACGGTCACGTCGCCTGGATCGGCGACGATCAGCAGGACCTGGACGACCACCTCTCCCGCTGGTTCGGCAACCCGGCCCGGCCAGACCGCCGCTCAGCTCCTACGGCTACTCGCCCCGGGTGA
- a CDS encoding helix-turn-helix domain-containing protein — MSASRLRRVAVLVLEGAKPLDVGIPAQVFTTRASMPYEVRLCGAAPGLVSGGDGLSYHVAHGLEALAWADLVFIPGYRFPDREDPPRAVVEALVAAHGRGTRLAAISTGAFALAATGLLDGRRATTHWHYTRALAAKHPLVRVDENVLFVDEGRVLTSAGAASGIDLCLHILRGDLGVAASNHAARRLVAAPYRSGGQAQYVPRSVPEPLGERFAATREWALHRLDEPLTLDLLARQAAVSPRTFSRRFVEETGYTPMQWVMRARIDMARELLERSERSVEQIATDVGLGTGANLRTHFQRILGTTPSEYRRTFTRGE; from the coding sequence GTGTCCGCCTCCCGCCTTCGCCGCGTCGCCGTTCTCGTCCTCGAAGGTGCCAAGCCACTCGACGTCGGCATCCCCGCGCAGGTGTTCACCACGCGCGCGAGCATGCCGTACGAGGTACGGCTGTGCGGCGCGGCCCCGGGGCTGGTGAGCGGTGGGGACGGGCTGTCGTACCACGTCGCCCACGGTCTGGAGGCGCTCGCGTGGGCGGACCTCGTCTTCATCCCCGGCTACCGGTTCCCGGACCGGGAGGATCCGCCGCGGGCCGTCGTCGAGGCGCTGGTCGCCGCCCACGGCCGGGGCACGCGGCTGGCCGCCATCTCGACCGGCGCGTTCGCGCTGGCCGCGACCGGCCTGCTCGACGGCAGACGCGCCACGACCCACTGGCACTACACGAGGGCACTCGCGGCGAAGCACCCTCTCGTCCGGGTCGACGAGAACGTGCTGTTCGTCGACGAGGGCAGGGTGCTCACGTCGGCGGGCGCCGCCTCCGGCATCGACCTGTGTCTGCACATCCTGCGCGGCGACCTCGGCGTGGCCGCGTCCAACCACGCGGCCCGGCGCCTGGTGGCGGCCCCCTACCGCAGTGGCGGTCAGGCGCAGTACGTGCCGCGCAGCGTGCCCGAGCCGCTCGGCGAGCGCTTCGCCGCCACCCGGGAGTGGGCCCTGCACCGACTCGACGAACCCCTCACCCTCGACCTCCTGGCGCGCCAGGCAGCGGTCTCGCCGCGCACCTTCTCGCGGCGCTTCGTCGAGGAGACCGGATACACGCCGATGCAGTGGGTCATGCGCGCCCGCATCGACATGGCCCGCGAGCTGCTGGAGCGTTCGGAGCGGAGTGTCGAGCAGATCGCGACCGACGTCGGGCTCGGCACCGGTGCGAACCTGCGGACGCACTTCCAGCGGATCCTGGGGACGACGCCGAGCGAGTACCGGCGCACCTTCACCCGGGGCGAGTAG
- a CDS encoding OsmC family protein has translation MSENSARSVTVERTSTGHFVATNSRGGTISFGTGSDSEFTPVELLLAALGGCTAVDVDLATSRHAEPAAFSVEVSGNKINDELGNRLTDLAVTFSVTFPDGEGADRARAILPRAVKTSHDRLCTVSRTVEIGTPVTATVEDA, from the coding sequence ATGAGCGAAAACTCCGCGCGGTCCGTCACCGTCGAGCGCACCAGTACCGGCCACTTCGTCGCCACCAACAGCCGCGGCGGCACGATCAGCTTCGGCACCGGCTCCGACAGCGAGTTCACACCGGTCGAACTGCTCCTCGCCGCGCTCGGCGGCTGCACGGCGGTGGACGTCGACCTCGCCACCAGCCGCCACGCCGAACCCGCCGCCTTCTCCGTCGAGGTGAGCGGCAACAAGATCAACGACGAGCTCGGCAACCGGCTGACCGACCTCGCGGTCACTTTCTCCGTCACCTTCCCCGACGGCGAGGGCGCGGACCGGGCCCGCGCCATCCTGCCCCGCGCGGTGAAGACCTCCCACGACCGCCTGTGCACGGTCAGCCGCACGGTCGAGATCGGCACGCCCGTCACCGCGACGGTCGAGGACGCCTGA
- a CDS encoding TAXI family TRAP transporter solute-binding subunit codes for MKRRTALRAAFGVTAAAALGGALTGDASSRRPGPRGVLRLATGEPTAFYAAFGRLLAAELRSAHPGLSCHVRTTAGSITNIELIRDGRADLALVLTDTARAAQGTTLFRRPVPLRAIGRVYETYLQFAVRADAPVRSMADLAGHPVSLGAPGSGAALLGERLLHAAGLTPGTDLPVRHLRLADAARRLRTGSIVGLLVAGGVPLPTLTDLDADPGLRFLPLAGLLPGVAGPEGLAASGLEEVELPQDAYRAAAGVATIGVSNLLVCRPDLASETAEALTRLLVLRASAFVPEGAVGAQFLDVRSLIGTGSIPLHPGAVEAYRSLHG; via the coding sequence GTGAAGCGCCGCACCGCCCTGCGCGCCGCGTTCGGCGTCACCGCCGCCGCGGCCCTCGGCGGCGCCCTGACCGGCGACGCCTCCTCCCGGCGCCCCGGGCCACGCGGGGTCCTGCGGCTGGCGACCGGCGAACCCACCGCGTTCTACGCCGCCTTCGGCCGCCTGCTCGCCGCCGAGCTCCGGTCGGCCCACCCGGGCCTGAGCTGTCACGTCCGCACCACCGCGGGCAGCATCACCAACATCGAGCTCATCCGCGACGGCAGGGCCGACCTCGCGCTCGTCCTCACCGACACCGCCCGCGCCGCCCAGGGCACGACGCTCTTCCGACGCCCGGTGCCCCTGCGCGCGATCGGGCGGGTCTACGAGACCTACCTCCAGTTCGCCGTCCGTGCCGACGCCCCGGTGCGCTCGATGGCCGACCTCGCCGGTCACCCCGTCTCGCTCGGCGCCCCCGGCTCGGGCGCGGCCCTGCTCGGCGAACGCCTCCTGCACGCCGCCGGTCTCACCCCCGGCACCGACCTCCCGGTCCGCCACCTACGGCTGGCCGACGCGGCCCGCCGGCTGCGCACCGGTTCCATCGTCGGGCTGCTCGTCGCGGGCGGCGTACCCCTGCCCACCCTCACGGACCTCGACGCGGACCCGGGGCTGCGTTTCCTCCCCCTGGCCGGCCTGTTGCCCGGCGTCGCCGGCCCCGAAGGCCTGGCCGCCTCCGGCCTCGAAGAAGTGGAGCTCCCGCAGGACGCCTACCGGGCCGCCGCCGGTGTCGCCACCATCGGCGTGTCCAACCTCCTCGTCTGCCGCCCCGACCTCGCCTCCGAAACAGCCGAGGCCCTCACCCGCCTCCTCGTCCTGCGGGCGTCCGCCTTCGTCCCCGAGGGCGCGGTCGGCGCCCAGTTCCTGGACGTGCGCAGCCTGATCGGCACGGGCAGCATCCCCCTGCATCCGGGGGCGGTCGAGGCGTACCGGTCGCTGCACGGGTGA
- a CDS encoding HAMP domain-containing sensor histidine kinase, protein MRTRVQAVLLMFGVLAVAAFAVPLLLFTASDRTQQLVLARSSDLDRFASLMDQAARTGDTSALAAEARRYTQLYGEPLVVTDTRRRPVVQTGGMRASDPEVARLVDAALRNQTAHPTGSLHPWSRGSRMFAEPAGTGTQVSGAVVLRASVRTAADDITWRWSAVLAGTALVALACTVLARAATRWVVSPLRRLDRAVGRLAAGLPPDHTRAGGPPELRQLATGFNRMASAVTAALEQQRRLVADTSHQMRNPMAALRLRVDALSGHLPASADRTYQGVTTELERLETLLDDMLTLATAEHRAGELTVTDPLDAHCDAAEVALTQHRLWEPVARRAGVELTVAADIPTSAACADRELAQITDVLVDNAVKYAGHGAHVELRCTTEGPHTVLTVTDDGPGLTPDEIQQATTRFWRSTRQNGTSGTGLGLAIAEQLLAGRGGHLELTPAHPRGLQARAVLPSGGAR, encoded by the coding sequence GTGCGCACCAGGGTCCAGGCCGTGCTGCTGATGTTCGGCGTCCTCGCGGTGGCCGCGTTCGCCGTTCCGCTGCTGCTGTTCACCGCCTCCGACCGCACCCAGCAGCTCGTCCTCGCCCGCAGCTCCGACCTCGACCGCTTCGCCTCCCTCATGGACCAGGCCGCGCGCACCGGTGACACCTCGGCCCTCGCCGCGGAGGCCCGCCGCTACACCCAGCTCTACGGCGAACCCCTCGTCGTCACCGACACCCGCCGCCGTCCGGTCGTCCAGACCGGCGGCATGCGGGCCTCCGACCCCGAGGTCGCCCGGCTGGTCGACGCCGCCCTGCGCAACCAGACCGCGCACCCCACCGGGTCGCTTCACCCCTGGTCACGCGGCTCTCGCATGTTCGCCGAACCCGCGGGCACCGGCACCCAGGTCTCCGGAGCGGTCGTCCTGCGCGCCTCGGTCCGCACGGCGGCCGACGACATCACCTGGCGGTGGAGCGCCGTCCTGGCCGGTACCGCGCTGGTCGCGCTCGCCTGCACCGTCCTCGCCCGCGCCGCCACCCGCTGGGTGGTCAGCCCCCTGCGCCGCCTGGACCGTGCCGTCGGCAGGCTCGCCGCGGGGCTTCCGCCCGACCACACCCGGGCCGGCGGTCCGCCCGAGCTGCGCCAGCTGGCGACGGGCTTCAACCGGATGGCGAGCGCGGTCACGGCCGCCCTGGAACAGCAGCGGCGGCTCGTCGCCGACACCTCCCACCAGATGCGCAACCCCATGGCGGCACTGCGCCTGCGGGTGGACGCCCTCTCCGGCCACCTGCCCGCCTCGGCGGACCGCACCTACCAGGGCGTCACCACCGAGCTGGAACGCCTCGAAACCCTGCTGGACGACATGCTCACCCTGGCCACCGCCGAACACCGGGCCGGAGAACTGACGGTCACCGACCCGCTCGACGCCCACTGCGACGCGGCCGAGGTCGCCCTCACCCAGCACCGGTTGTGGGAACCGGTCGCCCGCCGGGCCGGCGTCGAACTGACCGTCGCGGCGGACATCCCCACCTCAGCGGCCTGCGCGGACCGCGAACTGGCCCAGATCACGGACGTCCTCGTCGACAACGCCGTCAAGTACGCGGGACACGGCGCCCACGTCGAGCTCCGCTGCACCACCGAGGGCCCGCACACGGTCCTCACCGTCACCGACGACGGCCCCGGCCTGACCCCGGACGAGATCCAGCAGGCCACCACCCGCTTCTGGCGGTCGACCCGCCAGAACGGCACCTCCGGCACCGGCCTGGGCCTCGCCATCGCCGAACAGCTCCTGGCCGGCCGGGGCGGCCATCTCGAACTGACACCCGCACACCCGCGGGGCCTGCAGGCCAGGGCGGTCCTGCCGAGCGGAGGCGCCCGGTGA